From Flavobacterium sp. 102, a single genomic window includes:
- a CDS encoding T9SS type A sorting domain-containing protein, producing MNLNLLNKTSEGEPYCCQKGITNGWQNNIKALMLFFAMVLGHAVYAVAPTVTTFIPSSGAQGQVVTITGANFTGTTAVSFGLTPAMSFNVINDNTISAVVGAGSSGSVRVTNPTGFGQKSGFTFFPAPSCNLSGILKACLADGNIAITTTVQFSTGEPTLNYSFPVGPQNTSGAFLVSTGPFIYDPVNDIGTQTTIINPGTSGGQILFQLNVINDGGECTCSKSITIIDLGLEAYYNPITCYGGTTSLFADATSSGSSKYTFTLQPGNIVIGPQADPSVEFQNIPAGSYTITVVDNNGCSKETQVTVEQPPLNPVVLNCPENKFETSCKTQSEINTSFAAWLASFNYSGGTNPVLTILPSTPTAPLTCSSGNGNSVQVTWTVTDDCGQPQTCTRTFTVTPFTPVDVTGPSNATSSACDYENQAGVDAAFALWLAQFQTVNDGCDATAQFNISEFQAPRLCEGGSVSLTYSISDNCSQDSVSATFTITKSTPVDVTGPENSTSSACDYENQAGVDAAFALWLAQFQTVNDGCDATAQFNISEFQAPRLCEGGSVSLTYSISDNCSQDSVSATFTITKSTPVDVTGPENATSSACDYENQAGVDAAFALWLAQFQTVNDGCDATAQFNISEFQAPRLCEGGSVSLTYSISDNCSQDSVSATFTITKSTPVDVTGPENATSSACDYENQAGVDAAFALWLAQFQTVNDGCDATAQFNISEFQAPRLCEGGSVSLTYSISDNCSQDSVSATFTITKSTPVDVTGPENSTSSACDYENQAGVDAAFALWLAQFQTVNDGCDATAQFNISEFQAPRLCEGGSVSLTYSISDNCSQDSVSATFTITKSTPVDVTGPENSTSSACDYENQAGVDAAFALWLAQFQTVNDGCDATAQFNISEFQAPRLCEGGSVSLTYSISDNCSQDSVSATFTITKSTPVDVTGPENATSSACDYENQAGVDAAFALWLAQFQTVNDGCDATAQFNISEFQAPRLCEGGSVSLTYSISDNCSQDSVSATFTVTPSEPVDVEGPASVTYNYCDFATQADLNAAFSSWLNQFRVVNDGCGAEPIWCPTPRIAPILCAGGSVQLIYTISDNCSLDFVTATFTVTPGTPVDVEGPENSTSSACDYENQAGVDAAFALWLAQFQTVNDGCDATAQFNISEFQAPRLCEGGSVSLTYSISDNCSQDSVSATFTITPSTPVDVTGPQNATSSACDYENQAGVDAAFALWLAQFQTVNDGCDATAQFSISEFQAPRLCEGGSVSLTYSISDNCSQDSVSATFTITKSTPVDVTGPENATSSACDYENQAGVDAAFALWLAQFQTVNDGCDATAQFNISEFQAPRLCEGGSVSLTYSISDNCSQDSVSATFTVTPSTPVDVTGPQNATSSACDYENQAGVDAAFALWLAQFQTVNDGCDATAQFNISEFQAPRLCEGGSVSLTYSISDNCSQDSVSATFTITKSTPVDVTGPQNSTSSACDYENQAGVDAAFALWLAQFQTVNDGCDATAQFNISEFQAPRLCEGGSVSLTYSISDNCSQDSVSATFTITPSTPVDVTGPQNSTSSACDYENQAGVDAAFALWLAQFQTVSDGCDATAQFSISEFQAPRLCEGGSVSLTYSISDNCSQDSVSATFTITKSTPVDVTGPQNSTSSACDYENQAGVDAAFALWLAQFQTVNDGCDATAQFNISEFQAPRLCEGGSVSLTYSISDNCSQDSVSATFTITPSTPVDVTGPQNSTSSACDYDNQAGVDAAFALWLAQFQTVNDGCDATAQFNISEFQAPRLCEGGSVSLTYSISDNCSQDSVSATFTITKSTPVDVTGPQNSTSSACDYENQAGVDAAFALWLAQFQTVNDGCDATAQFNISEFQAPRLCEGGSVSLTYSISDNCSQDSVSATFTVTPSEPVDVEGPASVTYNYCDFATQADLNAAFSSWLNQFRVVNDGCGAEPIWCPTPRIAPILCAGGSVQLIYTISDNCSLDFVTATFTVTPGTPVDVTGPENSTSSGCDYENQAGVDAAFALWLAQFQTVNDGCDATAQFNISEFQAPRLCEGGSVSLTYSISDNCSQDSVSATFTVTPSEPVDVEGPASVTYNYCDFATQADLNAAFSSWLNQFRVVNDGCGAEPIWCPTPRIAPILCAGGSVQLIYTISDNCSLDFVTATFTVTPGTPVDVEGPENSTSSACDYENQAGVDAAFALWLAQFQTVNDGCDATAQFNISEFQAPRLCEGGSVSLTYSISDNCSQDSVSATFTITKSTPVDVTGPENSTSSACDYENQAGVDAAFALWLAQFQTVNDGCDATAQFNISEFQAPRLCEGGSVSLTYSISDNCSQDSVSATFTITKSTPVDVTGPENSTSSACDYENQAGVDAAFALWLAQFQTVNDGCDATAQFNISEFQAPRLCEGGSVSLTYSISDNCSQDSVSASFTVTPSSQVEFNCGVDVTVPSCSTQTQVNTAWAAFLASTTATGGCNGVLTNNAPSTAPSSCGGYVDVTWTYNVSDLCDQSDDCEGQFTTFTQGGYGTSCNGNNPGCYRDANFAGAFPNGLVIGCGSNKLTFTSSSAIQNYLPAGGNSSLITSSAVNPTTSRGVLSSQLIALTLSTGFDIYDPNFSASNASLGSLTIKTGTFTGMTVSSFLQLANNVIGGCTTGYSLSEINAVATAINENFDNGTVDQQFLNCGGQNGSQSATVCTKRFTVESPAPVVFNCATNVTVPSCSTQAQVNTAWEAFKASTTVTGGCNGVLTNNAPANAPSLCGGYVDVTWTYTVGSCGQQSGCGNQNTMTCTKRFTVAAPAPVVFNCATNVTVPSCSTQAQVNAAWEAFKASTTVTGGCNGVLTNNAPANAPSLCGGYVDVTWIYTVGSCGQQSGCGNQNTMTCTKRFTILAPSQVVFNAGNNVTLPACSTQAQVNAAWAAFKASTTASGGCGGVLTNNAPSNPPSNCGGYVDVTWTYTVGSCGQQSGCGNDNTMTTTKRFTVASPPQVVFIAGNDVTLPACSTQYQVNSAWAAFKSSVTATGGCGGVLTNNAPSNPPSNCGGYVDVTWTYTVGSCGQQSGCDNGNTMTTTKRFTVTSPSQVVFAGANNVTLPACSTQSQLNAAWAAFKSSVTATGGCGGVLTNNAPYNPPSLCGGYVDVTWKYTVNSCGQQSGCGSSNIVTTTKRFTVANPTPVVFAGANNVTVPSCSTQSQLNAAWAAFKSSVTASGGCGGVLTNNAPSSPPSLCGGYKDVTWKYTVSSCGQQSGCGSSNIVTITKRFTVANPTPVVFAGANNVTVPSCSTQSQVNAAWTAFKSSVSASGGCGGVLTNNAPSNPPSLCGGYIDVTWKYTVNSCGQQSGCGSSNIVTTTKRFTVASPPQVIFTPGNNVTLQSCRTQAQINSAWAAFKASTTASGGCGGVLTNNAPANPPSACGGYVDVTWTYTVSSCGQQSGCGNTNTLTTTKRFTIPTAPAVTFKCGNNVTVPACSTQSQINSAWNAFLCNTTVAGGCGGTLTNNAPSTPPSACGGYVDVTWTYTAANACAPIAPTCAPNTQGSFTCTRRFTVATGAAVDVTGPSNVSYVGTNFNSQYALNNAFANWLSQFKTISSGCSTSGNVCGPTGGVTAVFSGSPRVAPNRTTGGVVTVTYSINGTCNSDSVTAKFTVLADNSNCRIIAMDDVQETDIRTELTAKVSPNPFTETFKLNVTAPTVEKVAIAIYDMAGKLVEQREVNQDQLSELQIGERFPSGVYNVIVTQGTEVKTLRVIKR from the coding sequence ATGAATTTAAATTTACTCAACAAAACATCCGAAGGCGAGCCTTATTGTTGCCAAAAAGGCATCACCAATGGATGGCAAAATAATATCAAGGCATTGATGTTGTTTTTTGCAATGGTATTAGGTCATGCTGTCTACGCTGTTGCTCCTACTGTCACCACTTTTATTCCAAGTTCTGGTGCTCAAGGTCAGGTAGTAACAATAACAGGTGCCAATTTCACAGGGACTACTGCAGTCTCTTTTGGTTTAACACCAGCAATGTCATTTAATGTTATTAATGACAATACCATATCTGCTGTAGTAGGTGCTGGTTCCTCAGGTTCAGTCAGAGTTACCAATCCAACAGGATTTGGTCAAAAATCAGGCTTTACTTTTTTTCCGGCTCCTTCATGTAACCTTTCGGGGATATTAAAAGCATGTTTAGCAGATGGAAATATTGCTATAACGACTACGGTTCAGTTTAGTACCGGTGAGCCAACTCTTAATTATAGTTTTCCTGTAGGTCCTCAGAATACCTCAGGAGCTTTTTTAGTTTCTACTGGACCATTTATTTATGATCCCGTAAATGATATTGGTACACAAACTACAATAATAAATCCTGGAACTTCCGGAGGTCAGATTCTTTTTCAATTAAATGTTATAAACGATGGTGGAGAATGTACTTGTAGTAAGTCTATAACAATTATAGATCTAGGTTTAGAAGCTTATTATAATCCGATTACTTGTTACGGAGGAACTACCTCTCTATTTGCAGATGCTACTTCAAGTGGTTCCTCAAAATATACTTTTACACTTCAACCCGGGAATATTGTTATTGGACCTCAGGCAGATCCTTCTGTTGAGTTTCAAAATATACCGGCAGGAAGTTACACTATCACTGTAGTAGATAATAACGGATGTTCAAAAGAAACTCAAGTTACTGTCGAACAGCCACCTTTAAATCCGGTGGTTTTAAATTGTCCTGAAAATAAATTCGAAACGTCTTGTAAGACTCAATCGGAGATTAACACATCATTTGCAGCATGGTTAGCATCATTCAATTATTCTGGAGGTACTAATCCTGTTTTAACTATTCTTCCATCAACACCAACCGCACCATTAACCTGTTCTTCAGGTAATGGTAATAGTGTTCAAGTTACATGGACAGTTACTGATGATTGTGGTCAACCGCAAACTTGTACAAGAACTTTTACTGTAACGCCATTTACACCAGTAGATGTAACAGGTCCATCAAATGCCACTTCAAGTGCCTGTGATTATGAAAATCAAGCGGGAGTTGATGCAGCGTTTGCTTTATGGTTGGCACAGTTCCAAACCGTAAACGATGGATGTGATGCTACAGCTCAATTCAACATTAGCGAGTTCCAAGCACCAAGATTGTGTGAGGGAGGAAGCGTATCGTTGACTTATAGTATTTCAGACAACTGTTCACAAGACAGTGTAAGTGCTACTTTCACCATTACAAAATCTACACCAGTAGATGTAACAGGACCGGAGAATTCCACTTCAAGTGCATGTGATTATGAAAATCAAGCGGGAGTTGATGCAGCGTTTGCTTTATGGTTGGCACAGTTCCAAACTGTAAACGACGGATGTGATGCTACGGCTCAATTCAACATCAGCGAATTCCAAGCACCAAGATTGTGTGAGGGAGGAAGCGTATCGTTGACTTATAGTATTTCAGACAACTGTTCACAAGACAGTGTAAGTGCTACTTTCACCATTACAAAATCTACACCAGTAGATGTAACAGGACCAGAGAATGCTACTTCAAGTGCCTGTGATTATGAAAACCAAGCAGGAGTTGATGCAGCCTTTGCTTTATGGTTGGCACAGTTCCAAACCGTAAACGATGGATGTGATGCTACAGCTCAATTCAACATCAGCGAATTCCAAGCACCAAGATTGTGTGAGGGAGGAAGTGTATCGTTGACTTATAGTATTTCAGACAACTGTTCACAAGACAGTGTAAGTGCTACTTTCACCATTACAAAATCTACACCAGTAGATGTAACAGGACCGGAGAATGCCACTTCAAGTGCCTGTGATTATGAAAATCAAGCAGGAGTTGATGCAGCGTTTGCTTTATGGTTGGCACAGTTCCAAACTGTAAACGACGGATGTGATGCTACGGCTCAATTCAACATCAGCGAATTCCAAGCACCAAGATTGTGTGAGGGAGGAAGTGTATCGTTGACTTATAGTATTTCAGACAACTGTTCACAAGACAGTGTAAGTGCTACTTTCACCATTACAAAATCTACACCAGTAGATGTAACAGGACCGGAGAATTCCACTTCAAGTGCATGTGATTATGAAAATCAAGCAGGAGTTGATGCAGCGTTTGCTTTATGGTTGGCACAGTTTCAAACTGTAAACGACGGATGTGATGCTACGGCTCAATTCAACATCAGCGAATTCCAAGCACCAAGATTGTGTGAAGGAGGAAGCGTATCGTTGACTTATAGTATTTCAGACAACTGTTCACAAGACAGTGTAAGTGCTACTTTCACCATTACAAAATCTACACCAGTAGATGTAACAGGACCGGAGAATTCCACTTCAAGTGCATGTGATTATGAAAATCAAGCGGGAGTTGATGCAGCGTTTGCTTTATGGTTGGCACAGTTCCAAACTGTAAACGACGGATGTGATGCTACAGCTCAATTCAACATTAGCGAGTTCCAAGCACCAAGATTGTGTGAAGGAGGAAGCGTATCGTTGACTTATAGTATTTCAGACAACTGTTCACAAGACAGTGTAAGTGCTACTTTCACCATTACAAAATCTACACCAGTAGATGTAACAGGACCGGAGAATGCCACTTCAAGTGCCTGTGATTATGAAAATCAAGCAGGAGTTGATGCAGCGTTTGCTTTATGGTTGGCACAGTTCCAAACTGTAAACGACGGATGTGATGCTACGGCTCAATTCAACATCAGCGAGTTCCAGGCACCAAGATTGTGTGAGGGAGGAAGCGTATCGTTGACTTATAGTATTTCAGACAACTGTTCACAAGATAGTGTAAGTGCTACTTTCACCGTAACACCTTCTGAACCTGTTGATGTAGAAGGACCTGCAAGTGTTACTTATAACTATTGTGATTTTGCTACTCAAGCTGATTTAAATGCAGCATTTTCTAGTTGGTTAAATCAATTTAGAGTAGTAAATGATGGATGTGGAGCTGAACCAATTTGGTGTCCTACCCCAAGAATTGCACCTATCTTGTGTGCTGGAGGTTCTGTTCAACTTATCTATACAATTTCGGATAATTGTAGTTTAGATTTTGTTACAGCTACTTTCACTGTTACACCTGGTACACCAGTAGATGTAGAAGGACCGGAGAATTCCACTTCAAGTGCCTGTGATTATGAAAATCAAGCGGGAGTTGATGCAGCGTTTGCTTTATGGTTGGCACAGTTCCAAACCGTAAACGATGGATGTGATGCTACAGCTCAATTCAACATTAGCGAGTTCCAGGCACCAAGATTGTGTGAGGGAGGAAGCGTATCGTTGACTTATAGTATTTCAGACAACTGTTCACAAGATAGTGTAAGTGCTACTTTCACAATAACACCTAGTACACCAGTAGATGTAACAGGACCACAGAATGCCACTTCAAGTGCCTGTGATTATGAAAACCAAGCAGGAGTTGATGCAGCGTTTGCTTTATGGTTGGCACAGTTCCAAACTGTAAACGACGGATGTGATGCTACGGCTCAATTCAGCATTAGCGAATTCCAAGCGCCAAGATTGTGTGAGGGAGGAAGTGTATCGTTGACTTATAGTATTTCAGACAACTGTTCACAAGACAGTGTAAGTGCTACTTTCACCATTACAAAATCTACACCAGTAGATGTAACAGGACCGGAGAATGCCACTTCAAGTGCCTGTGATTATGAAAATCAAGCGGGAGTTGATGCAGCGTTTGCTTTATGGTTGGCACAGTTCCAAACTGTAAATGACGGATGTGATGCTACGGCTCAATTCAACATTAGCGAGTTCCAAGCACCAAGATTGTGTGAGGGAGGAAGCGTATCGTTGACTTATAGTATTTCAGACAACTGTTCACAAGACAGTGTAAGTGCTACTTTCACCGTAACACCTAGTACACCTGTTGATGTAACAGGACCACAGAATGCGACTTCAAGTGCATGTGATTATGAAAACCAGGCGGGAGTTGATGCAGCGTTTGCTTTATGGTTGGCACAGTTCCAAACTGTAAATGACGGATGTGATGCTACGGCTCAATTCAACATTAGCGAGTTCCAAGCACCAAGATTGTGTGAGGGAGGAAGTGTATCGTTGACTTATAGTATTTCAGACAACTGTTCACAAGACAGTGTAAGTGCTACTTTCACCATTACAAAATCTACACCAGTAGATGTAACAGGACCACAGAATTCCACTTCAAGTGCATGTGATTATGAAAATCAAGCAGGAGTTGATGCAGCGTTTGCTTTATGGTTGGCACAGTTCCAAACTGTAAACGACGGATGTGATGCTACGGCTCAATTCAACATTAGCGAATTCCAAGCACCAAGATTGTGTGAGGGAGGAAGCGTATCGTTGACTTATAGTATTTCAGACAACTGTTCACAAGACAGTGTAAGTGCTACTTTCACAATAACACCTAGTACACCAGTAGATGTAACAGGACCACAGAATTCCACTTCAAGTGCATGTGATTATGAAAATCAAGCAGGAGTTGATGCAGCGTTTGCTTTATGGTTGGCACAGTTCCAAACTGTAAGCGATGGATGTGATGCTACAGCTCAATTCAGCATTAGCGAATTCCAAGCGCCAAGATTGTGTGAGGGAGGAAGTGTATCGTTGACTTATAGTATTTCAGACAACTGTTCACAAGACAGTGTAAGTGCTACTTTCACCATTACAAAATCTACACCAGTAGATGTAACAGGACCACAGAATTCCACTTCAAGTGCATGTGATTATGAAAATCAGGCGGGAGTTGATGCAGCCTTTGCTTTATGGTTGGCACAGTTCCAAACTGTAAACGACGGATGTGATGCTACGGCTCAATTCAACATTAGCGAATTCCAAGCACCAAGATTGTGTGAGGGAGGAAGCGTATCGTTGACTTATAGTATTTCAGACAACTGTTCACAAGACAGTGTAAGTGCTACTTTCACAATAACACCTAGTACACCAGTAGATGTAACAGGACCACAGAATTCCACTTCAAGTGCATGTGATTATGATAACCAGGCGGGAGTTGATGCAGCCTTTGCTTTATGGTTGGCACAGTTCCAAACTGTAAACGACGGATGTGATGCTACAGCTCAATTCAACATCAGCGAGTTCCAAGCACCAAGATTGTGTGAGGGAGGAAGCGTATCGTTGACTTATAGTATTTCAGACAACTGTTCACAAGACAGTGTAAGTGCTACTTTCACCATTACAAAATCTACACCAGTAGATGTAACAGGACCACAGAATTCCACTTCAAGTGCATGTGATTATGAAAATCAAGCGGGAGTTGATGCAGCGTTTGCTTTATGGTTGGCACAGTTCCAAACTGTAAATGACGGATGTGATGCTACAGCTCAATTCAACATTAGCGAGTTCCAAGCACCAAGATTGTGTGAAGGAGGAAGCGTATCGTTGACTTATAGTATTTCAGACAACTGTTCACAAGACAGTGTAAGTGCTACTTTCACCGTAACACCTTCTGAACCTGTTGATGTAGAAGGACCTGCAAGTGTTACTTATAACTATTGTGATTTTGCTACTCAAGCTGATTTAAATGCAGCATTTTCTAGTTGGTTAAATCAATTTAGAGTAGTAAATGATGGATGTGGAGCTGAACCAATTTGGTGTCCTACCCCAAGAATTGCACCTATCTTGTGTGCTGGAGGTTCTGTTCAACTTATCTATACAATTTCGGATAATTGTAGTTTAGATTTTGTTACAGCTACTTTCACTGTTACACCTGGTACACCAGTAGATGTAACAGGACCGGAGAATTCCACTTCAAGTGGCTGTGATTATGAAAATCAAGCGGGAGTTGATGCAGCGTTTGCTTTATGGTTGGCACAGTTCCAAACTGTAAACGACGGATGTGATGCTACGGCTCAATTCAACATCAGCGAATTCCAAGCACCAAGATTGTGTGAGGGAGGAAGCGTATCGTTGACTTATAGTATTTCAGACAACTGTTCACAAGATAGTGTAAGTGCTACTTTCACCGTAACACCTTCTGAACCTGTTGATGTAGAAGGACCTGCAAGTGTTACTTATAACTATTGTGATTTTGCTACTCAAGCTGATTTAAATGCAGCATTTTCTAGTTGGTTAAATCAATTTAGAGTAGTAAATGATGGATGTGGAGCTGAACCAATTTGGTGTCCTACCCCAAGAATTGCACCTATCTTGTGTGCTGGAGGTTCTGTTCAACTTATCTATACAATTTCGGATAATTGTAGTTTAGATTTTGTTACAGCTACTTTCACTGTTACACCTGGTACACCAGTAGATGTAGAAGGACCGGAGAATTCCACTTCAAGTGCCTGTGATTATGAAAATCAAGCGGGAGTTGATGCAGCGTTTGCTTTATGGTTGGCACAGTTCCAAACCGTAAACGATGGATGTGATGCTACAGCTCAATTCAACATTAGCGAGTTCCAAGCACCAAGATTGTGTGAGGGAGGAAGCGTATCGTTGACTTATAGTATTTCAGACAACTGTTCACAAGACAGTGTAAGTGCTACTTTCACCATTACAAAATCTACACCAGTAGATGTAACAGGACCGGAGAATTCCACTTCAAGTGCATGTGATTATGAAAATCAAGCGGGAGTTGATGCAGCGTTTGCTTTATGGTTGGCACAGTTTCAAACTGTAAACGACGGATGTGATGCTACGGCTCAATTCAACATCAGCGAATTCCAAGCACCAAGATTGTGTGAGGGAGGAAGCGTATCGTTGACTTATAGTATTTCAGACAACTGTTCACAAGACAGTGTAAGTGCTACTTTCACCATTACAAAATCTACACCAGTAGATGTAACAGGACCGGAGAATTCCACTTCAAGTGCCTGTGATTATGAAAACCAAGCAGGAGTTGATGCGGCGTTTGCTTTATGGTTGGCACAGTTCCAAACTGTAAACGACGGATGTGATGCTACGGCTCAATTCAACATCAGCGAATTCCAAGCACCAAGATTGTGTGAGGGAGGAAGTGTATCGTTGACTTATAGTATTTCAGACAACTGTTCACAAGACAGTGTAAGTGCTAGCTTCACCGTGACGCCATCATCTCAAGTAGAGTTCAATTGTGGAGTTGACGTAACAGTCCCATCATGTAGCACTCAAACGCAGGTTAATACTGCATGGGCTGCATTCTTAGCTTCAACAACTGCAACCGGCGGATGTAATGGTGTATTGACTAATAATGCGCCGTCAACCGCACCATCTTCATGTGGAGGTTATGTAGATGTGACATGGACATATAATGTTAGTGATTTGTGTGATCAATCTGATGATTGTGAAGGGCAATTTACAACATTTACTCAAGGAGGTTATGGAACTTCATGTAATGGGAACAATCCAGGATGTTACAGAGATGCAAATTTTGCTGGAGCCTTTCCAAATGGACTAGTTATAGGATGTGGAAGTAACAAACTTACTTTTACTTCTTCATCAGCAATTCAAAATTATCTACCGGCAGGAGGGAATTCATCTCTAATTACATCAAGTGCTGTAAATCCAACTACGAGTAGAGGTGTTTTATCTTCTCAGTTAATTGCACTTACATTATCAACTGGATTTGATATATACGATCCAAATTTCTCGGCGAGTAATGCAAGTTTAGGCTCATTAACTATAAAGACCGGTACATTTACTGGAATGACAGTATCTAGCTTCTTACAATTAGCCAATAATGTTATTGGAGGTTGTACAACAGGATATTCTTTATCAGAAATCAATGCTGTAGCAACTGCTATTAATGAAAATTTTGATAATGGAACTGTTGATCAACAATTCTTAAACTGTGGTGGACAAAATGGAAGTCAAAGTGCAACAGTATGTACAAAACGTTTCACAGTAGAATCTCCGGCTCCTGTTGTGTTCAATTGTGCAACTAATGTAACAGTACCATCATGCAGCACTCAAGCGCAAGTAAATACAGCTTGGGAAGCGTTCAAAGCATCAACAACCGTAACCGGTGGATGTAATGGCGTATTGACAAACAACGCACCAGCTAATGCGCCATCATTATGTGGCGGTTATGTAGATGTGACTTGGACCTACACCGTTGGTTCATGTGGTCAACAAAGTGGATGTGGTAATCAAAATACAATGACGTGTACAAAACGTTTTACTGTAGCGGCTCCGGCTCCTGTAGTATTTAATTGTGCAACTAATGTAACAGTACCATCATGTAGCACTCAAGCGCAAGTAAATGCAGCTTGGGAAGCGTTCAAAGCATCAACAACTGTAACTGGTGGATGTAATGGTGTATTGACAAACAACGCACCGGCTAATGCGCCGTCATTATGTGGCGGTTATGTTGACGTGACTTGGATATATACTGTTGGTTCATGCGGTCAACAAAGTGGATGCGGTAATCAAAATACAATGACATGTACAAAACGTTTCACTATTTTGGCGCCATCACAAGTTGTATTCAATGCAGGAAATAATGTAACATTACCGGCATGTAGTACACAAGCGCAAGTAAATGCAGCTTGGGCAGCATTCAAAGCTTCAACAACTGCAAGTGGTGGATGTGGAGGTGTATTGACAAACAACGCACCGTCTAACCCACCTTCAAACTGTGGTGGTTATGTAGATGTGACTTGGACTTACACTGTTGGCTCATGTGGGCAACAAAGCGGATGTGGTAATGATAACACAATGACAACAACAAAACGTTTCACGGTAGCATCACCACCTCAAGTAGTATTTATTGCAGGAAATGATGTAACATTACCGGCATGTAGTACTCAGTACCAAGTAAATTCTGCATGGGCGGCATTTAAATCATCAGTTACTGCAACCGGTGGATGTGGAGGCGTATTGACTAACAATGCACCATCTAACCCACCTTCAAACTGTGGTGGTTATGTAGATGTGACTTGGACCTACACCGTTGGTTCATGTGGTCAACAAAGTGGATGTGATAACGGAAATACAATGACAACGACAAAACGTTTCACTGTAACGTCTCCATCACAAGTAGTATTTGCAGGAGCAAACAATGTAACATTACCTGCTTGCAGTACTCAATCACAATTAAATGCAGCATGGGCGGCATTTAAATCATCAGTTACTGCAACTGGCGGATGTGGAGGTGTATTGACTAACAATGCACCGTACAATCCACCTTCATTATGTGGTGGTTATGTAGATGTTACTTGGAAATATACTGTAAATTCTTGTGGTCAACAGAGCGGATGTGGAAGTTCAAATATAGTTACAACTACAAAACGTTTCACTGTAGCCAACCCAACTCCGGTAGTATTTGCAGGAGCAAACAATGTAACGGTACCATCTTGTAGTACTCAATCACAATTAAATGCAGCTTGGGCAGCATTTAAATCATCGGTAACTGCAAGTGGCGGATGTGGAGGCGTATTGACTAACAATGCACCATCTAGTCCACCTTCATTATGTGGTGGTTATAAGGATGTTACTTGGAAATATACTGTAAGTTCTTGTGGACAGCAAAGCGGATGTGGAAGTTCTAATATAGTAACAATTACAAAACGGTTCACTGTAGCCAACCCAACTCCGGTAGTATTTGCAGGAGCAAACAATGTAACAGTGCCATCTTGTAGTACTCAATCACAAGTAAATGCAGCATGGACAGCATTTAAATCATCAGTAAGTGCAAGTGGCGGATGTGGAGGCGTATTGACTAACAATGCACCGTCTAATCCACCTTCATTATGTGGTGGTTATATAGATGTTACTTGGAAATATACTGTAAATTCTTGTGGTCAGCAAAGCGGATGTGGAAGTTCAAATATTGTGACAACTACAAAACGTTTTACAGTAGCATCTCCGCCACAAGTAATCTTTACTCCAGGAAACAATGTGACATTACAGTCATGTCGTACTCAAGCACAAATTAATTCGGCTTGGGCTGCATTTAAAGCATCAACTACAGCTAGTGGAGGATGTGGTGGCGTATTGACTAATAATGCTCCGGCTAACCCGCCATCAGCATGTGGTGGATATGTAGATGTAACTTGGACTTACACGGTTAGTTCATGTGGTCAACAAAGTGGATGTGGAAACACCAATACATTGACTACAACCAAACGTTTCACTATTCCTACTGCACCAGCTGTGACCTTTAAATGTGGAAACAATGTAACAGTACCGGCTTGTAGTACACAGTCGCAGATTAATTCAGCTTGGAATGCATTCTTATGTAACACAACAGTTGCTGGAGGATGTGGAGGAACATTAACAAATAATGCTCCATCAACACCGCCATCAGCATGTGGAGGTTATGTGGATGTAACATGGACGTATACTGCTGCTAATGCTTGTGCGCCTATTGCACCAACATGTGCGCCAAATACACAAGGTTCATTCACTTGTACTAGAAGATTTACAGTTGCCACTGGTGCCGCTGTAGATGTAACTGGTCCGTCAAATGTGTCTTATGTAGGTACAAACTTTAATAGTCAATATGCATTAAACAATGCATTTGCTAACTGGTTGTCTCAATTCAAAACGATTAGTTCTGGATGTTCAACATCAGGAAATGTATGTGGACCAACAGGAGGAGTAACTGCTGTATTCAGCGGTAGTCCAAGAGTTGCACCAAACAGAACAACTGGTGGTGTAGTTACAGTTACCTATAGTATTAATGGAACATGTAACTCAGATAGCGTTACTGCTAAATTCACTGTCTTAGCTGATAATTCTAATTGTAGAATTATAGCTATGGATGATGTCCAAGAAACGGATATTAGAACTGAGTTAACGGCTAAAGTTTCTCCTAATCCATTCACAGAAACATTCAAATTGAATGTTACTGCTCCTACTGTTGAGAAAGTTGCAATTGCAATTTATGATATGGCCGGAAAATTAGTTGAACAACGTGAAGTGAACCAGGATCAATTGTCTGAATTACAAATAGGAGAACGCTTCCCATCCGGAGTTTACAATGTAATTGTTACTCAAGGTACAGAAGTTAAAACACTACGTGTAATTAAACGATAA